In Zea mays cultivar B73 chromosome 7, Zm-B73-REFERENCE-NAM-5.0, whole genome shotgun sequence, the following proteins share a genomic window:
- the LOC103634335 gene encoding transmembrane 9 superfamily member 12 — protein sequence MDLDPDSPTYSQVIHRLPVTHIGDELHHSGWNSCSSCHGDPSAKRHFLILPSLLSGPWCWDLTARISSCKELTACFFPGIVFIILTVLNSILWGKKSTGALPISLFFTLLALWFCISVPLTLIGGLLGTRAASIDYPVRTNQIPREIPERKFPSWLLVLGAGTLPFGTLFIELFFILSSIWLGRFYYVFGFLFIVLFLLVIVCGEVSLVLTYMHLCVEDWKWWWKAFFASCSVAFYVFLYSINYLVFDLRSLSGPVSATLYLGYSLIMALAILLSTGAIGFLLSFYFVHYLFSFVKID from the exons ATGGATTTGGACCCCGACTCTCCTACATACTCCCAGGTGATCCACAGGCTCCCAGTCACCCACATCGGCGATGAGCTGCATCACTCTGGCTGGAACTCGTGCAGCTCCTGCCATGGTGATCCATCAGCAAAGCGTCACTTCCTGATCCTTCCTTCATTGTT GTCAGGAC CTTGGTGCTGGGACCTCACTGCCAGGATTAGTAGCTGCAAAG AGCTGACTGCCTGCTTCTTCCCTGGGATTGTGTTCATCATCCTCACTGTGCTTAACTCCATTCTGTGGGGCAAGAAGAGCACTGGAGCTCTACCCATCTCACTGTTCTTCACCCTCCTGGCCCTGTGGTTCTGCATCTCTGTGCCACTCACACTTATTGGAGGCTTGCTAGGCACACGTGCTGCAAGCATCGACTACCCTGTCCGAACCAACCAGATCCCACGAGAGATTCCTGAGCGCAAGTTCCCCTCATGGTTGCTTGTGCTCGGTGCGGGAACATTGCCATTTGGTACTCTCTTCATTGAGCTCTTCTTCATCCTTTCCAGCATTTGGTTGGGAAGGTTCTACTACGTCTTTGGCTTCCTGTTCATTGTCCTCTTCCTGCTGGTCATAGTCTGTGGTGAGGTTTCTCTGGTCCTGACCTACATGCACCTTTGCGTGGAGGACTGGAAATGGTGGTGGAAGGCCTTCTTTGCTTCTTGCTCTGTCGCATTCTATGTGTTCCTCTACTCTATTAACTACCTGGTGTTCGATCTCAGGAGCCTGAGCGGACCAGTTTCTGCCACACTCTACCTTGGCTATTCCCTGATCATGGCCCTTGCAATCTTGCTCTCCACTGGCGCCATTGGTTTCCTGCTCTCCTTCTACTTCGTGCACTACCTCTTCTCGTTTGTGAAGATTGATTAG